In Castanea sativa cultivar Marrone di Chiusa Pesio chromosome 6, ASM4071231v1, a single window of DNA contains:
- the LOC142637884 gene encoding uncharacterized protein LOC142637884 produces MGNGDDSGCFFPLTSLQIGDLQSYLSDLSLFLANESKKFYILVDNRPYLGDLGSRRAQIWQLVVTKSRLSPFAKSKSRRERKEGKESCSRSNSSKAETIKKWFAVIDAARLSRKRVLLPVKKLRHSLRVSSELHKTLPGFIVFEVSWSNVRGINYLNELQTDTSLAIEAKLMLRWEFDSIAQAASCISSWFSGTTSEQLLLKEYLDSAIGEVFYDAEETLLESIPIDDDDDDDDDIVCNDNPCVEDNSLHSIGGNFNVYSDTDQDRTSALHTPPPPTGAYKRRKVMKSISVGEVDIFPEQIQRGNDVSLENFEDAVEATEYRDVLILSRFNDRNLPFKLRQTIMSDLRLLTLLEAGLPSWVIFLQSYPGFCHLYRPWMCPLARALYVLISIVTVLIGFYDLYKNVPVLKATASRLCGPLLDWIETWEMVSRIKYLGTMLFLHNFEKAVTWFLRITRMIRSFLSVCTQPLAEPFLDFFEMFLPMWNVLIEVLQSFCSVIWVVIESSINLVENLIEILLYPLWFSLSLVWSIATTVLYPVFWILWELLYAPVRMVLALASFIAFICVSIYEMLQEVWQIVSSIFQVASATEATVSTSEISMWRSLWNDLFSQVFRAVRSILNGFVAFFTACNRHRLSIYNHIQKFIQRLFGRAQRSQPVDSRHSRPTYETQTSLRRKEERSH; encoded by the exons AGATTTGCAGTCTTATCTTTCAGATCTTAGCCTTTTCCTGGCCAATGAAAGCAAGAAATTCTATATCTTGGTGGACAATCGACCATATTTGGGAGACCTAGGTTCACGACGAGCTCAAATATGGCAATTAGTGGTTACCAAG TCAAGGTTATCTCCTTTTGCAAAATCGAAATCtcggagagagagaaaggaaggaaAAGAGTCTTGTTCTAGATCCAACTCTAGTAAAGCAGAGACAATTAAGAAATGGTTTGCAGTGATTGATGCAGCAAGACTGTCTCGTAAGAGGGTTCTACTACCTGTAAAAAAGCTTCGCCATTCTTTGCGTGTTAGCAGTGAGTTGCACAAAACCTTGCCTGGCTTTATTGTCTTTGAAGTTTCATGGAGCAATGTTAGAGGTATTAACTACTTGAATGAGCTTCAG ACTGATACATCTCTGGCTATAGAGGCGAAACTAATGCTAAGATGGGAATTTGATAGTATAGCACAAGCGGCAAGCTGTATATCCTCATGGTTCTCTGGAACGACCTCTGAGCAGCTACTCTTGAAAGAGTATCTGGATTCTGCTATAG GAGAAGTGTTCTATGATGCTGAAGAAACTTTATTGGAGTCTATCCctattgatgatgatgatgatgatgatgatgatattgtCTGCAATGATAATCCGTGTGTTGAGGATAATTCTCTCCACAGCATTGGTGGTaactttaatgtatattctGATACTGATCAAGATAGAACAAGTGCATTACACACGCCTCCTCCTCCCACTGGGGcttacaaaagaagaaaagtaatGAAGTCGATTAGTGTCGGAGAAGTTGATATTTTTCCTGAGCAAATACAGAGAGGAAATGATGTCTCGTTAGAGAACTTTGAAGATGCAGTGGAAGCTACAGAGTACAGGGATGTCTTGATTTTGTCTAGGTTCAATGACCGTAATCTCCCATTTAAACTAAGGCAAACAATAATGTCTGATTTGCGGTTGCTTACCTTGTTGGAGGCTGGTCTTCCATCTTGGGTTATCTTCCTTCAGTCATATCCTGGGTTTTGCCACCTCTATCGCCCGTGGATGTGTCCTTTGGCGAGAGCATTATATGTTCTTATCTCAATTGTCACTGTTCTCATAGGATTCTATGATTTATACAAAAATGTCCCAGTTCTCAAGGCAACTGCTTCTCGTTTGTGTGGGCCTCTTCTTGATTGGATAGAGACCTGGGAGATGGTATCAAGGATCAAGTACTTGGGAACAATGCTATTTCTACATAATTTTGAGAAGGCTGTTACATGGTTTCTTAGAATTACACGTATGATTCGATCTTTCCTTTCAGTTTGCACACAACCACTGGCAGAACCATTTCTGGATTTTTTTGAGATGTTTCTTCCAATGTGGAATGTGCTTATTGAAGTACTACAGAGCTTCTGTTCAGTCATTTGGGTTGTGATTGAGTCTTCCATCAATTTAGTGGAAAATCTAATAGAGATTTTACTATATCCATTATGGTTTAGCCTCTCACTTGTCTGGAGTATTG CAACAACAGTTTTATATCCTGTATTTTGGATCCTTTGGGAATTACTTTATGCTCCAGTTCGCATGGTCCTTGCATTAGCCAGTTTCATAGCTTTCATTTGTGTCAGCATATACGAGATGCTTCAAGAAGTATGGCAGATTGTTAGTAGCATTTTCCAAGTTGCTTCAGCTACTGAGGCAACAGTGAGCACGTCTGAGATTTCCATGTGGCGTTCACTTTGGAATGATCTTTTTTCCCAG GTTTTCCGAGCTGTCAGGAGTATATTAAATGGTTTTGTTGCCTTCTTCACAGCCTGCAACAGGCATCGCCTTAG CATATACAATCATATACAGAAGTTTATCCAAAGATTATTTGGCCGGGCCCAGAGATCACAGCCTGTAGATTCAAGACATAGTAGACCGACATATGAGACTCAGACCTCC TTGAGAAGAAAGGAGGAACGTTCACATTAA